GAGTGTGGCCCGGAGATTCCGGGGCGCTGCGCTGGGCATTGGGGGAGGGGGCCGGGATGACTGAAGAGCGGAAGTCGCCACGCCGGTTCTCACGCCGCCGCCGCGCGAACATTGACGGTGACACCCAGTACGTGCGGGTGTCGATGTCGGAATTCGAACGTGCGCAGCTGAAGGTCCTGGAGGAACGGACCGGGCGCAGCCCGTCGGAGATTCTGGTCAGCGCTGCCCTGTACGCGGAGAACTTCGAATCGCTGGCCGAACGGCGTGCGATGGCAGTTGAGTTCATCGCGGCCCGCCGCTACCTTGCCGCCTTGTCGAACAACGTTAACCAGCTTGCCCGGCACGCGAACGCCACGGACGAATTCCCGGAAGCAGCCCGCACGGCCTTGACACGGGTGCGGGCGGTCGCGGACCGGATCAATACGATGCTGGATTCGATGGTGCGCTGATGATTCCCAACATCACCAAGGGCACCCGCATGCACGGGCTCATCGCGTACCTTGCCGGTCCCGGCCGCGCCAACGAACACACCGACCCGCACCTGGTTGCGGGCTCACCATCGATCATGGCCTGGCACAACGACGACGAACTGAACGCGGACGCTGCCCAGGCCATTGCCAAAGAACTGGACCGGGCCAGAAGCGTCCTGGGCACCGAGATTCCGGGTGGCCACGTCTGGCACTGCTCGCTGTCCCTGCGGGCCGAAGAAGGCGACCTGACAGACCAGAAGTGGGCTGACATCGCGCAGGACTTCATGGACGAGATGGGATTCACCGAAGCCACCGGACGCGCGCCGGCGCAGTGGGTAGCGATCCGTCACGGACACAGCAAAGCCGGGAACGACCACATCCACATTGCCGCGTCCATGGTCCGCGAAGACGGCACGAAGTGGAGCAGCTGGCGGGACTTCCCCCGGGCACAACAAGCTGCCCGCGGGCTCGAGAAAAAGTACGGATTGGAAGAGCTTTCACCCACGCATTCCACCCGCGGCCTGCGGCCCGGTGAACGCGAAGCATCCGCACGGCGCGGAGCACCGGAACCGGAACGCCGGTCCCTTGAACGCAAGGTCCGTGCCTGTGCCACCTCGGCCCAGGATGAGGCCGAATTCATTCGACGACTCCGCCGGACCGGTGCCCTTGTCAGGCCGCGGTACGCGTCCGGACGCGATGACGTCGTGGTCGGCTACAGCGTGGCCGAACGGCCGATGAAAGGCGGCCGGCCGGTCTGGTTCGGCGGCGGTCACCTCGCCAAAGACCTCGCCCTGCCCAAGCTCCGTGGCGAATGGCACGACACCCCGCAAGCAGCGTCCGACGCCGTCGCCGAATGGCAGGCAGCTGCACGCGGCCGCCGCCCCGTAATGATCGGCCGCGAAGCCCACGAACCCGACCCACAACTGTGGCAGCAGTACAGCGACGAAGTTGCCCGGCTCCGCGAAACGCTGCGCTCTGTCCCGCTGGACGATCACGCGACCTGGGCGCACGTTGCACGCGAGACATCCGGTGCCTTTGCAGCCTGGTCCACGGCAACCGAGGCAACGCCCGGCCCACTCGCGGCAGCGGCAGATGAACTGTCCAAGACTGCGCAACTGCGGCGCTACCCGGTCCGGCCCATCCGCAGCGTAGGACCGTCCGCCCGGGGAGCCTCCCTCATGCTCATGGCAGCTTCTATGGGCGGCACCGGAACCGCTGCCCAGGCGATCATGCTGCGCCAGCTCCTCAACGTGTCCAAGGCCGTCCACGACATGCACAAGGCATCAAATGACCTGCGCAGAGCACGACAGATCAGCCACATGGTCAAGCACCAACTGAGCCAGGTCGCTGCAGCACTGCCCAGCGTCACTACGCCCACGTCCACGACGGATGCCGAAGCGGCCGCAGCCGTCCGAGCCAGTACGGCCGGCCAGGTTCCGGGCCGGTCCGCTGGCTCCGTGCTGCCGCCGAAATACGTGCAGGCACGCACCCACGCGGCCACCCGAAGCGGAACGACCAGACCGGATATTGAGAGATAACACCAACGAGGGGGAACCATGAACGAATCTGACGGCATCGAAGAAGCAATCGAGGGGATCTCGCGCGTCGGGCTGACCGTCGCAGGCCGGCTCGGTGAGCAGATGGCCAGGGCACGCGAGCAGGAACGGCGCCGCGCCCAAGCGGCCGAGGAACAACAGGCCCGTGAGCTGCAGGCCCGGTTCGACGCGGATCGGGCAGCAGCCCGCGCCCAGCTCGCGCCGGTCATGGACAACCGGTGGTGGGATACCGCCAGCGGCCGCGACGTCGAAAGAGCCCATGAGGCGGCCACCGCATGGAAAGACCACGACCCTGCGGCGCGCGACGCGGCCGACGTCATCCGCGACCAGGTGCAGCGCCGTTACGGTTTGGACGTGGACAACCTCGGTGCCGATGATGCGTCGGTGGCCCAGGCCCTGGCGAAGGCTGAATGGGACCGCGAACAGGCGGAACAGGAACGCCGTGCCGGCCGGGACGAGAACGCCCAGGCTGTGCAGCTGCTGGCCGAGGCCGACCGGGAAGACCGGGACCGCCAGCAGGACGCAGACGAGGAGAACCAGCGCCCCGAGGAACTGGCAGAAGAGGCTGGCCTCAAGCACGACTCGGCCGAGCGCCGGCAGACCCTGGCTGCCAGTCTGGAGAGCGTCGCCGACCGCGAGGCCGTACAGGCACGACTCAGCGCCGATCAGGACCAGGCGACCCCGCCCACCGCCGCGGTCACCAAGGCGCCAGGACGGAGCCCGAAAGCCCGCAAAACACGCGGAGCCAACAGCCAGACCAAGCTCCTACAAAAAGGCATGAGCCGGTAGGTCTCGAGCATTAGCGGACTCCGCTCAGTCTCTGGAAAACAGCGATGCGAACGAAACCCGGATTCGCGGCCGTCTCGCCGCCGCCCGCAGCGGAGGAACCCACCCCAGCGCTGCACTCACCAAGGGCAAAGGCGCAACCAAGGCAAGAAAAAGCCATCCAGGAGCAGCCGTGAGCGGCGCGGAGCCAAGCAAGAATGGGTTCAGCCGCTATAACAGCTAAAGCGGCTGCCTGGAAGATGACTTCACCGCGGCCGCCACATGGCACGGGATATGGCGACGTCAAGGAGCCGCTGTACCGGGCGAATGAATACCTCCAAGTGAAGGGTCAGGAACGTTGAACATTGAGAGAGCCACCGCTGAGGACCTTCACCGCCTGCTACTGGATGTCCAGGACCAACTCAACGAACTGGTGGCAGATGACCGGCTGACGCTGGCAAAGGATGCAGAACAGCACGGGACCGCACGCAACGCCGTGAACGTCGTGCTGGAGCATCTGGACGCAGCACGCCAGGTGCTGTCCGTGCTGGAAACCAGCGAATAAAAGCAGGCCAGGGCAAGTACCGGAGTGCCGTGCAGCACGGGCCAGCAAGGCATGAAATCTGGGCCGCTACATGCGGCGCAACCGCTGCAGACAGTCAATGCTCTGCCCCGGTTCCGGTCAGTTGACCCTAGTCTGCGTTCAAGTTGGGTAGGTGCTGGTGAAGGCCCGGAATCGCGAAATCGAGCCTGGCGTGGCCAGCTGGTTTCGACCAGGCCGGCGGCAAGGAGGCGTGAGCGGTAATTGGCGACGAGGTTGGTCTTTGCGTTCAATCGCTCTCCAAGGTTTCCCTGCGATCGAAGGGGCCGTGATCCTGCGCAAATGACGCGGAGGAACGCGAGGTCCTTGGGTGCGGTGGTTGAGAGGGCGGCTTCGATGATTGTGCGGGCATTGCGTCCGTGCGCTGCCTGTATCGCACGGTCCGCTTCGGCAGCTGTTACCGTGCCATTGTTGTTCTCGGCTTCCCGCCAGAGGAAGCGCAGGAACGTCGCAACGCCTTCATTGAGGAGGTCTGATACGGCTGCTGGAGGTCCGGCGAAGACGATCCGAAAACGGTGCCGGGTAGTGTCCAGTGCATTTGGGTGATGGACGGCTAGGGAATGTTTACTGACCATGATCAGTAAGACCGAAACCGGAAGCAATGTGACTTGCGATTCTTGTTACTACCGTCTATTTGGAGCCGAATTTACCCGAAGCGTGCCGGGCGCTAAAAGCGGCATTCCGCTGATAAAATCAAGCTATGGCACGCAAAACAGTAGTAATTCTCGAAGATGATCTCGACGGTTCCAACGCCAATGAGACCGTGCAATTTACCCTCGACGGCACTGAATATGAGATTGATCTAAACGAAGAGCATGCCAATGAACTTCGTCAGGCTCTCAGCCGATTTGCGGAGGCAGCACGCAAGACTTCCGGCGGCCGCGGCCGATCGGCCACTCGCAGGCCAGCGCCGGGTAACAGCGATGCCAAAGCCATCCGGCAGTGGGCGGTGGATAAGGGACTCAAAGTCAACGCCCGTGGACGAATCCAAGCGGACATCGTCGAGCAGTACCAAGCCGCTCACTGATAAACGAAGCCGTCCCGCCAGACGCTCCAGACGACAACAGGTAAGAACTGTAAGTTGCTGCCGACGACCGTCTATGTCCATAAATGCCGGGCCGTCAAACCCTAGTGGGATAAATGGAAACTTTATCCTGCAGCCCGCGTTCTCAGCTGTTAAAATGCCGGTGACAGTTGGAGTCCGGTCCTGGCATGGTCGCCGGCATTGCTGATTTTCGGGACCGGAACGGTGACGAGTCGCAGGAGATGGTTTGGGTCGAAACTCAAAATTATTTGACCTCTTAATTCGTGCCACACGCTCCGGAGCACCCCGGTGTAGCGCGGGCAGTCTCCCGGACGAGTCATCAGCGACCGCGCTTGAGAAGCCCGGCGGCGGCACCTTGAACAACCATGCGCCAGCAGCGCCCCATTAGGAAGGCAGCCCCTCATGAATGACGCAATGGGGGATTCCGCCTGGGATCCGCGCTCCGTCCGGGACGAAGATATCATCGCCGATGCGATACAGCTGCTGCACGACTTCGACAACACACCACCGAACGCGATGACCCCGCTCTTCTACCAACATGGGTTCGAGGAACTGTCCCTTGCTGTCCGCGACTTACTCCGTATCCTGGGCCACCGGCCCGAGGGCACCTGAAGATGCCTACCGGCAGCAGGTTCCAGACCAGCCCCAGGCGGACGTCCGATGTGCCGACGATGAGTGGCACGCGTCACCGAGCCTCCGTGTTCACCAAATTCACCTTAGTTCACCAAATTCACCATATTCACCCGGATTCACCTGATAGGTTGGAGGCATGCCTGAACCTGAGAACCCTTTCCGCCCGACAGCAGGAGCGACGCCGCCGGAGGTCATTGGCCGGGCCGGGCTCTTGGATGAGTTCGAGTACGGGCTCGGGCTAGGGTCCGGCGCGCCCGGGTTGTTGACAATTTTCACCGGCGCCCGCGGTATCGGCAAGACCGTCATGCTGCGAGCCGCGCACGACGTGGCGAGGGAACATGGGTGGGCGGTGGTGTCGGAGACAGCCACCGGGACCTTCATGGGACGGGTTGGGGAAAAGATGCGCCGCCTGGCCGAGGAGCTCGGTGATGGGCCCGACCCACGCCGGCGCATCACGGCTCTCACCGTCGCCGGTTTCGGGGTTACGACGCAACTCTCACCGGAGCGTCAGGTGGATTGGCGGGAGCTTGGGGAGAACCTTCTCACGCTGCTTGATGCACGCGGAACTGGGCTGCTTATTACCGTCGATGAGATCCACGCTGCGGACCGCACTGAACTGTCGCAGTTGGCGGCAAACGTCCAACATTTCATTCAGGACGGCCTGCCTATCGCCCTGATTTTCGCTGGCCTTCCGTCCGCAGTGTCGGATCTTCTGAATGAAGGAGTGGCGACGTTTCTGCGCCGTGCGGACAAGATCGATCTTCACGCCGCAGGGATACGTGATGTGGAGACATCCTTCCGGGAAACGTTCGGCAAAGCAGAAATTTCGATCGCCCCCGAGCTGGTACAGCGTGCGGCAGCGGCCACCGGCGGCTATCCGTTCCTCATTCAACTGGTTGGCTACTTCCTGTGGAGGGAAGCCGAGAAACACAATCGTTCCCTCTCGACCGATGCGGTAGACCGCGCCATAGCAGCGGCCGTGCGCCGCAACGAACGGGTTGTCATCGAAGCAGCCCTGGCC
The Arthrobacter sp. OAP107 DNA segment above includes these coding regions:
- the mobC gene encoding plasmid mobilization relaxosome protein MobC — protein: MTEERKSPRRFSRRRRANIDGDTQYVRVSMSEFERAQLKVLEERTGRSPSEILVSAALYAENFESLAERRAMAVEFIAARRYLAALSNNVNQLARHANATDEFPEAARTALTRVRAVADRINTMLDSMVR
- a CDS encoding relaxase/mobilization nuclease domain-containing protein — its product is MIPNITKGTRMHGLIAYLAGPGRANEHTDPHLVAGSPSIMAWHNDDELNADAAQAIAKELDRARSVLGTEIPGGHVWHCSLSLRAEEGDLTDQKWADIAQDFMDEMGFTEATGRAPAQWVAIRHGHSKAGNDHIHIAASMVREDGTKWSSWRDFPRAQQAARGLEKKYGLEELSPTHSTRGLRPGEREASARRGAPEPERRSLERKVRACATSAQDEAEFIRRLRRTGALVRPRYASGRDDVVVGYSVAERPMKGGRPVWFGGGHLAKDLALPKLRGEWHDTPQAASDAVAEWQAAARGRRPVMIGREAHEPDPQLWQQYSDEVARLRETLRSVPLDDHATWAHVARETSGAFAAWSTATEATPGPLAAAADELSKTAQLRRYPVRPIRSVGPSARGASLMLMAASMGGTGTAAQAIMLRQLLNVSKAVHDMHKASNDLRRARQISHMVKHQLSQVAAALPSVTTPTSTTDAEAAAAVRASTAGQVPGRSAGSVLPPKYVQARTHAATRSGTTRPDIER
- a CDS encoding Lsr2 family protein translates to MARKTVVILEDDLDGSNANETVQFTLDGTEYEIDLNEEHANELRQALSRFAEAARKTSGGRGRSATRRPAPGNSDAKAIRQWAVDKGLKVNARGRIQADIVEQYQAAH
- a CDS encoding ATP-binding protein, giving the protein MPEPENPFRPTAGATPPEVIGRAGLLDEFEYGLGLGSGAPGLLTIFTGARGIGKTVMLRAAHDVAREHGWAVVSETATGTFMGRVGEKMRRLAEELGDGPDPRRRITALTVAGFGVTTQLSPERQVDWRELGENLLTLLDARGTGLLITVDEIHAADRTELSQLAANVQHFIQDGLPIALIFAGLPSAVSDLLNEGVATFLRRADKIDLHAAGIRDVETSFRETFGKAEISIAPELVQRAAAATGGYPFLIQLVGYFLWREAEKHNRSLSTDAVDRAIAAAVRRNERVVIEAALATASAKDREFLHAMAVDDGPTMTADLIRRTASRPTLVAKYRTRLLDAGLVESAGHGKLDFAIPGLRQYLRKTPSR